ATTTAGCATATGTATGCAAGCTTCTCGCATGCCAAAATTTAAAGGGTATCATTTCTATAATTGGTGCTCCTAACACAGTGAAAGTTTTATCTGCATGTTTCTGAGTTTATCTGTATACAAAGCATAAATATAAAAGAACAGCCCAAGATTTCTGCTGAGCATGACTTTTTTTAGAACCTTTTTCTCCTGCcaatcttttttcccttattcCTTCAACTTGAAAGAGAGATAAAGAAGTAGGAAACTCTTTTACAGTCCTTAGCTAGAGCTAATGGGACCCAGGCAATATTACTGCCAGGATGAATCTGCATATTAACTGACCCTTTGTGTAGGGGTCTAGCACTTGACACTCTTTTATATTGCCATAATTAAAATGAGTCGATGGGTCAATTAAAGTGAACTTTTCAATATTAATGACCTTTGATTACACCTAACAGAAGAATCAATGGTATAAAGTCAGCACAGGCTGGAAATACTAATCCAGAAAGCGCAGACCAGGTAGGCAGACGTGCCATGTAACGAGGTTTGAATTTAAAGCTAAAGTAGGGCTGTGCCATATTAGCAAATAAACAGAGCTGTATCATATAGTTCTATGATAAACATTAACAGGTCCTTGCATTCATCTAAAGTACCTCTGTTCAATGAAGTTTTAGCTGAACACGCCATCTAAGTTTCTTAAAAGTAACTGTTGCTGATGCTCAATCAGATGTTTTAATTACCAGCAATGTTATGGTGGTCCATGGTTTGTTATACTGGATCTACTTTCAGtagcaatatatttatttatttatttatttcaataaaattattttattaaaaaactttAGCAGGGTAGGTGAGTGAATTCTTTTTCTTCCGCAACCTCTGGAAGTGACAATATTCTCTGGGCAAGGATTCAGTTCTGACAGTCTCTGTAACAGTGATTTCTAGTGATGGGCTTTTTCATGGAAAAGGGCCTTATATCACTTAGAGGTGGTTTGATAAGGAGGAAGATTTTTGGATAAGTAAAAAGATCTGTAATCTTTTATCAGGTGAGACAAAAACTTCATGGGTGAGGATGTGGAATAACTGAGCTATTCTAGttcttgaaattaaatttcatctgTCAAGGATGCAGAAGTATAACTCTCAGCAATCCAGTCCACATGAAGCACTCGCAGGTCTTGACAGAGCTGATTTTCACCCTGCATCCATTAGGTAAGATTTCTAAAAGCAGTCAGTGTCAGCCTAACTGTGGCCCAAATAACTTTCACCAAAGTTCACCAATGAGTTCAGTGGGGAGAGAGTCAAGTCAATAGTAAGTACTTTTCAAAGTCCCACCCTTTagcttttgaaataaacataTCAGTTCAAAGAAAGGTAAGATGAGAAAAGTCAAGAAATATCAATGCCAGCCACCTCTTTACTTAGGAACAACTATACAATAGTTGAGCATGTCTGAACAACAGAACACAGCTAATTTCAGTGTTATGCTTCCAAAATATTACAGTGAGGGGAAAAACATTCAAATTATGAAAAAACCTTTGTGGCACTATCCATTAAAATATGCCAAAGAGAAAGATGGATGGATACTTCACTGGAGcattcttttatttataaatatacaagTCAGTAGCAGCATAGTTCATTCTAAAAGGGTACTTTATTATTGCAAAGTGTAGTGCTCCTTGATATTTTTCCTCCAGTAAGTAGCAATATGCCAAACCCCACATATTTAACTCACTTCTCTTGATGTCAGAAGACCATGGCATACCCtaaagaacaaatatttaaatagtgtTAAAATCCTGTCAATGAAGTCTTGGGTATCCATCTGTTGCACAGATAATATACATACTGAAATGACTGCCATTTATTACCAATGCTAACAAAATAGTCAAGACTTCTTGTGTGTGCGTATGcataatatatacacacacggtATGCATATGTAGATTATATACAAGCATATCTATTAGTTATATATCAATATGCATATAAATTTctgcttaaatatttacaaacaaTTAGTATATTTTTCAGACTCAGTTTTTATATTGCTTTCAGCTGACTGAAAGGGCATATGGAAACAATAGGaacatatggaaaaaaagatctgttttaagACCAGATTGTGATATGTTTACTCATGTTGAATAACATATGAGGAATATTCCTTCTGTGGCATAAAGTACTCTGCTGTGAAGAAGTGTCACAATGCAGCACTTTGTATTTACTCATGCTGTTAGATATTTACCGTTTATTTACCTGCAGCAGTGATAGTGTCATGTCAGAACTAAATCTGGGGTTCAattgtttcatttatttgcaaattCTACCCCATGATAATTTTCTTGAATCAGGGTTACTCTTTTATTTACACAAACTGGGAACAAGCTCTTACCTCTACTGTATAGGAATTACCAAGAAAGATTATTGAGGTCTCCCATTTATAAGCGTTATGCTGCTTAGTTTATGAGcttaaaaatatgacttttcaAAATAGATTGCCAATGCCACTCTGTATCCAAATAGTGTTTAAActgtgaaaaattatttgctacttAAGGCCGATGAGACACCACATATTTTACTCACCCTATTTTGCCTAGGCAGTAGCATGGATCTCCAAAGTGTGAATGGTTTTATATATGAGGGGTGCACGGTTACTCACCCTCATGcaccttggagaagagaaagaaagaatagaatTTCAAGCTTAGCTCTGAACATCTTCTTTGAACAGCCTAAAGTTTAACTGCAAACTCTCCCACCCTTTTCTGTTGTACCCACATTGGTTCCAAATTCCACCTGAGTTCCTGTCAAAATAGCTGGAGATGTTGGCTCTACAGCACTTCAGAGGCTCAAGCCCATAAACTGAACTCCAGTTTTCTATTTGTGCCCAAAACATATACCTGCACAGCCACACAAGAAAAAGTCAAAGGGATGTTTGAAAAGCATTAACCCACTTTACCTAGGAAAATGCCAATTTGCATAGATGATTACTATATGTACAAGTAAGAATATGCAATTAAGGCCCTTCTGGTAGACCACACACGAGCCTTCCATTGAATTCTATAGGAGGTTGATGCTGAGGTCTTGATCCTGGCTAGTCCTACTTCTTGATTTTAGCCCAAAGTAAATGCCACATGAAGGGGAtagaacttttattttaaagatcctgatcctgcaaacacttgAAGAGGCAAGCAGTTTTACATACATGAATCATCTGCAGAATCAGAAATGCCCCAAagccccaaaataaaaatatgggaaaaaaaaaaaaaaagagagaaaaagagtcaCCATATAAAAGCATAACCTGAATCTGAATGGCCTCTGCTAATGGAAGTTCTATGATTCCTCTAGACACATCCACCTGAATACATTTGTGGTTgatgcaaaattatttaaaattaagaaatgaaagtGCATATTACTAGCTGCTCAACTGTAAATCCTATTTGACAAATTCTAGTTTATTTCTTAAAGGTAAATATGGTTAAAGTAACTTAATTTCAATGACATGGTGGCATTTCAATATACAAAAAAATAGAACTTCACAAGGATTTTGTATTATTTACAGAAGATAACACTATTTTGCAAAAGAGATAATGCAGAGTGCCacaaccactttaaaaaaaatacagcactgGTAGTTTATATCTGTATAGATTATATCTGTATAATCTGGAGTAAATCTCTGATACGCCAAGTAACAGAAGATTCTTAGTTCATTGCCTTTTTCCAACCTAACATCTACACTACCCTCTTTTTGATTTACAAGCAGTTCAGTAAAGTATCTGATCCCAGCAgtcattaattttctttacaataaaactgtaaaaaaaatctgacagatTAAACTAACATTGTGTCAGAGGACCCATGAACGTAGGGCAGTTTTACATGTCAAATTTCAACTCAAAGTACAGAGAAGTATTTCATAATAATAAAGTAAGCAAATAAATTCCAGACTTGCCATGGAAACACTGACACTCATGAACTAACAGCAGCACTTGATCACACTCTAGTCATATATTATTATCCTTTAGACCCTAATTCTGCAGTGAAACTGCCCTCAGCATGGTAGCCCAATCATACCTCCTTACATATTTCTGGATTAATTCTTTGGGACCAGGACTTTCATCTTTCTCCTGGGTTATAAAGCAGAAAACACGCTGTTTGCACAGCATAAGCAGCAACATACAACTTTTTAGTCACAGCCAGGTATAATTATGGACAGAACACTGTTAGCTACTCTAGGAGAAATCTTTCACAGAAAATAGCTAAATCTCAAAACTAGCAGTAGCTATCTCAGCCCACTACTTCCTCTGTAGCTGCAGACAGAGGGTTGGGAACCGGGAGGGCTGGGGTACCTGATCCCACAAGATGCTGCGTCTCAAGTGAGATCCAGCGTTCTCTCAACTCCAGCCAATGCTGGAGTTACAGATGTTCAACACATTGCATAAACAGGTCTATAAACTCTGACAGATTTTTGCACATCACTTACCTGAATATGAAAGACACTAAAATGAAATGAGGCAGGATAATTAAGACTGTGCACACTCTAGCACAGACCGAAGGCCATTTCTTGTCACACCCTGAAGGACGTATCTTGTTATGCCCTGCTTTCAATCTGAAATCCACATATGAATCAATAGCATATTGCCCTAAAAAATACACTACGagggtctgggttttttttcattttatactaCCAAAATGacttgagaggggaaaaaaatcctaacaaatgaaaacataagATGGAGATGGAGACAAAATTTGACAGTCACAAAACCTATTTTGCTACCCGTCCTTACAGTCCTCTACCTATATGCACAGCCAATAACCAGTAAACATTTTGGTCATGGCAGTAAAACATTTCACAAAGGCTTTCTATGTTTCAAGAGGAAATGAattgaatttttaataaaatgttagcCTCAAAGCAATTCAAAAGattgcattttgaaaagacaaagaaaatcaTATCCAAGCAAAAGAGATTCTATAAAACTGCTACCCAAATAGCTAACAGAAAGCTTGAAACGTGACACAAAAGAAAGTCGTGCAAAGTATCCTAACATTGCAGTTATATTACAAATCAGTATTTCAAGAGCAATGAATGAGATCTAAATATTTACCCTAGGTAGCTAGACTGAAGAATGTAAACAGATTCCACAGATATAATATAATTTGTCAATATCTTTACTGctggaaatggaaatgttaacTCAGGCAGGTCACTGATCCTGAAAGATGAGTATaatcaattacattttttagCTGTCAGTCACTGCCCTTCTCGCAGCTGACTGCTCCCCTGCCTTCCATTTCTTGTTTCAAGGCACTGAACAACTTTTTATATCCACTTTTCACTCGGTCTTTTTCACCATTTCCCTACTGCCATCTCAGATTAACACTGCTTGTTTCAGAACtagtctgttttcttcccttattttcaTATTATTGCCTGTTTCCACTGTCTCCCATCTCAGAAAGGTGGCCCTTCTGGTctctgaaatgccatcttaaatcTCACTTCTTCTCAAGGTCCACAAATTTTAATCACCTCCTAAACAATAAaacctgatccaaagctcactgaagtcagtgagagcCTTTCGATTAACTGCAGCGGACTATGAATCAGGACCAGATTGCTGTCAGTAACTCTGGACTGAAATCTAGCGAAAGAAAAAACCAGAAGTACCTGTATGGGTATCTTTGTTGTTAGTAACAGACTGCTACTTGAACATAGTCATGGCAATACTAAATCCTAGGTTAATATCATCTGTGAATATTTCCAACACAATTTCTTCAGACCTTATGCAAAGGACTAAGGCCTTAATTTTGTTGTTACCTTTACCTGTACGAATTTGGAGCGATGCCAAAGACTTCTGGCAGAGCTTGAATAAATAAGCGTAGGCTAGTTCCTATCACTTCCTTTATGTACTACAAAATACCACTCCACATCTAGCTAGGTAAAACAAGGAAAATTGTCATGTTTATGAACCAAGTTAGTAAatcattacaaaaaaacccagagttaaAATGGCTGTTTAGATAGAGTGATGGAGTATTTGGAAAGCACAGTGAAAAGTTCAAAGCCAGTATGTTTTAAATTCTCACTAGTGAGGACACGCAATGCTGTTCTTGCACGGATCCTCTCTCTAATCTTATATTATGCACCTAAGAGCAGTTTGAAGAAAAAGCATTCcagaaatcaaaaataaaaatgtgactcTACTTCATTCTTCCTGTCTTCATAAACATTCTGTTATTTACTCCCTCCTCATGTAATTTGCGCTGCCTCTTCCAACCTCAGTTCTCTAACGTGTAATTTTTATGcgggaaattaaaataaattacttttgcCTACCCTTCCTTCTCCTACcacttaagttttaattttttgtaagtGCCTTGGGTGTAAAGCCAGTGCCTTTCTGCAGTCCCTCAGTGCTCCCACCAAGTGATATAGGGAAATCAATTTGGGAGATCTAATGCAGTATAATAATTAAGATACACAAATACTAGAGGACTCTGTTCCCGTTATGGAAAAAGCTATCATTATCAGACAGCAACTACTCCcaataaaaagctaaaatattaCACATTTCTTAAAAGGTATGTTGTGATTTGAGGCTACTTCAGCAGTAATTTGACAGTAATGACaattcacatttttcacatctttacCCTGTACTGTACTAACCAAGGTACTTTAGGAGAGGGGATAAAAGTAACACTGCCTATTACCATATAACTTTGCCAAGAGTATCAGCAAACACAAAGCCAGTTAGATGACCTTCACTGAaggggtgcagttttgggggtttttgttttattttttttttttttttaaagatacttatgCTGACACTTATTATAATGAAGTACACTCCACCCTCACAGCTTCAGCTATGGGAGGCAAACGCTTTGTAGAAATGAAATTACTGTTGCAACAAGGTTGCTTATGACATTGTTTAATACAAAAAGGAGCCAGGACACAGTACATTGATAGGGGGTGGAGTGTATTGTATATACAGAAGAGGGGTATTACTTCTGTTCTGCCATCTGACAGATGTGGGAAGAGGggatgaaaacaaatgcattttctttccagtactgAAACATGCAAAGACAAAATGCTTATTACAAGTTGTATGCAgctcataataataataaaaaagaatagaCAGCTCTAGAAATGCCCCAGTATACTtaatttgtttagattttttttaatatgtagttAATACTCTGATCTTTCACTTCAAAACTTGGAATTAAGCAATGAGTGAATAGGATCTGAAATACAGACAACGTATTGCTCACATCACATTAAAAGGCATCTTTTAAATGCAGCTGTGGATTTCTAAACTTAGACTGAACAGGACTTTTAGTTGCTTGGAATTTGAAATGCAAGATGATCTTGGCCAcattacatcttttttctttaagtggaaTTGTAAATATAGAATAAATTGCTGTTTCAAAGAGGCAACACGCAGAATTTAAACCTATTTGTTTCTTACAGGATTCTGTTGACCTGTGCATGAAGAGGTATTGAAGCAGTGGTGCAGTGAGAATCACTACAGCGATACAAATCCACAGCTCAAGCATGAGATCCTAGAGGCTGGATCTCTGAGGAGCAACACTGAGTGTACTGTTCTCCAAAATACACCACTTCCTTTAACCAATTAATTACTTTCAGGAAAGCAGCTGCTCACcaacttttttccaaaagaaaaaaaaaaggcagggagggtgggagaaggagAGGTGAAAAGAGCTTGTGCATTATGATGACATTTAGCAGAGAgctgcaaacagaaaggaaagaagacaaatattttaaacgTGATAGATTTCAACCAGAAATGTGAAAGCATTTTCCCCTGTTAATATCTTGCCAGAGTTGGCTGGGACAAAATTTGGGTTGCAGCTACAGGCTGAAGCAACACtgttgagaaacaaaacaaacaggcatttaccctccccccccccaacctcccttcccctcccagttAGCAAACTATGACTGATGCTTTTGGTTGGCTGCAAGGCAAATATTAGCTAGAAACTCATTTAGCTAGATCCACATCCATGGCCCCAGATGTTTAAAACTTATCATGGATTAAagccatgaaataaaaattaaaaaaatttcaatttgAAATTTTATTGGCATGTTGCTAGAATGGTCAACATCGATCGACAGGAGAGACTTTGTCCGCATACTCTGAGAACAGCCTTCCTGCAcctcccccctcttttcttcctctctctcgcTCTTTCAGCATTAATGCtattaaaagccaaacaaaatactGGCTATGGGTGTAAAGAATGCTGGTTTTTTGGAATGTTGCCATGGATCCTGCTTCCAGTCGTGTCCCACGGAAAGAGGGTGCAGCCTCCTGTCTCTGTGGCAGGCTGATCTCCCCGGGCAGGGCAGAAGGAAGACAGCCATGTACCCCTGCTACTCCCTATTCTTTCCCATCCACTATAGCCAGGTCTTTGATCACCCTCAGTTTGCCACTGGCATCGATCCTGCGCTTCTCCCGTATTAGATCCTCCAGGCTGTGGAACCTCACCGTGTGCACCTTGTTCTCCGCCAAGTGGATCTTGAGATAGtactgctgctggtgctgggtgccggcagcagcctgcagctcccccccGGCTTTGAACTCCCTTTTCCCGAAGCGGCACCAGGCGGCGAAGCTCTCGGAGTTAGTCCAGCAGATCTCGTCGCTTTTTAAGCCCAGGTGCCCGCAGGCGTTTTGCACCACCAGCTCAGCCACCAGCGGGCGAAAGCGGTACCAGCTATTCACCACCCGGCCCACGTTGCCCGCGGCCGCCTCGTACAAGCTGTCCTGCCGGATCTGGCCCTGGTGCAGGTGGATGATCTGCCCGCTGCCCACGTACACTGCCCAGTGCGGCGGCGGGTGCTCCGACGGCCCCAGGTAGAGCAGCTCCAGCAGGTCCCCCGGCTtgcagagggcaggcagggctgacaCCGAGTAGACGCTGAGGTCCCCAGCCTGGGGGCCGCTGCTGACCTTGGAGAAGATGCATTCCTGGCCGCGGAAAGCGGAGAACTGGGTCTCGTTCAGCACCAgctggtggtggaggtggtgggtgGGCGTCTCCTGGCCAGGGCTGCCGGAACCCTTCACGCTGTACTTGTCTGGCTGGCCTCGCTCGTCCAGGTCCTCCTCCTCATCCGAAAAGAAGTAAGCCACCCCGACGCGCAGCTCGTCTTTCTCGATCCCCGAGGGGTCCCCGGTCGGCAGCTCGCTGTAATTCAGGTGGGTGATGCGATCCAGTTGATTTCCCATCAATGACAGGGCGAGGCGAGGGCAGGAATCGCCGGATCTGAAGGaagggtggggtgggcagggacagagagaacaagagaagggaaggagagtgCAAacggagggaaggaaagaaagaacaaaatcaagGCACATACAAAAGATTTCAGCGATTCCGCCCTAaacccccatccctcccccactccttccctcccctccgtgCAAGGGAGCAACTCCCAGCGCGGATCCTTCCCCCTGCCCTCGGGGTGCGGgacaggggagagcagagccccgtCTCCCCGGCGCTCGCCGGGCCGCGCCATGCGGGGCTGCCCGAGCCCCGCGGTCCCGGAGCGCCCGGCTCCCACCGCCGCGGGAGAAggcggctccccgccgcctgccAGCTCTGCGCGGAGGCACGGAGTTGCCCCgggcgccgccgctcccccctcTGCAAGGGGAGAAGGCTctcggggcgcggggaggggctGGCCCGGAAGGTCCCGAGCCCTTCCCTCCGCCTCCGCGCAGCCGAGCCGAACCGCGCCGGGCAGCGCTGCGTGCGGGAAGGCGGCCGGAGGAGCGCACGGCCTCGGAGctggcacccctgcctgcccgatccccgcagcccggccgggacCCCGCAAGGAACAGGCAAAGAGCAGGCGACCAGCACCTCCCCCACCCACGGGGTCCCTCTCGCCCCCCTCCGTACCCGTGGTCGCCCAGCGCCagaacccccccccaaactcctttAAAGTCGTCCTGTCCCCATGGGCGCTGCAGAGGAGGTGAGCTCCGTCCTCCCCGCTGCGCGCCCGGCTCctccgcccgcgccgccccgctccgctgtGGGCTGCCCGGCCCCTCCGGCGAGCCTAAGTACCGGCGGCGCCGCTCCcgagcccgccccggccccgctcattggccgcgccgcgctgcgcccggtggcggcggtggcagcggcagcggggctcCGCGATCCGCGGCGTCActgcccggccgggccccgccgcgccccgccgccgccgctgccgccgctgctgctgccgccgctgccgccgccgccgcgcagggccCCGCCGACCCCGGGcgccccccggccggccccggggctgtgGCACGCCGGCGGCTCGGTGTGCGGAGGAGGGGCTTCCCAGGAGGAAGGGGGGGTTAGAGAGCGTGCCCACCGCGGCGTGCCGCTGCCAAGGGACGGCTGCAccgaaaagaaagaaaaaggaaaaaaaaccccaagtcatGTCCATCAAAAACACCCGCCCAGGCTTCCGCTGGGTTGCGCGTGTCCAAGAGTTGCTCCGTGCCTCGAGGCTGGAGGTGGGATGCCCCTCGCCTAACTTTAGTAGCCTCCGGTTGTACCTGTGCAGTCTAAACTGATCCTCTGGGTTTCCCCATAGTCAGGAGAGACAGGCGTTTCCCGAGGACTGTTCCTCTCGCCTGTTGCACGACCTATTTTAGGAAGGGATGAAGTGCCCTAAGGAGGTGCCTGTCTCTTGCCATCGCCTCGATGGGACATTGAGATGTTAGATGGTTGGCGCTAGGTGAGATGACTCCTTGTGTTTGTCTTTCCACATCTGCTGAAGCAGCGGTCGTGGGCTGTCCTCAGATGTGACTGGAAGACGTGCTATGACTTGTCTCAAGTAAAAAATGAGACTGCCTGAGAGTAGCAGTCCATTCCTTCCTAAAACGTATGAAATCTAAAATCTGTCATCTATAGTAGTTAGTACGAATACACACTTTTACACCTAATTTTGCACATTATGGAAATGAAACTCAAAAATGATTAATTCATTTGACCACCATTTCCCTGTGAGGCAGTGTCAATGATGGGATTGTAACCTAGTTCTTCTGAGATCCTAGTCTTGTGCTCTAATCATGCGAACTTCTGAGAAGTgagaacttaaatattttaagacacTTCATGAAAAAATCTAATGACATTCTTTCGTTCACATGTGAATCATATT
The Mycteria americana isolate JAX WOST 10 ecotype Jacksonville Zoo and Gardens chromosome 3, USCA_MyAme_1.0, whole genome shotgun sequence genome window above contains:
- the LRATD1 gene encoding protein LRATD1 isoform X1; amino-acid sequence: MGNQLDRITHLNYSELPTGDPSGIEKDELRVGVAYFFSDEEEDLDERGQPDKYSVKGSGSPGQETPTHHLHHQLVLNETQFSAFRGQECIFSKVSSGPQAGDLSVYSVSALPALCKPGDLLELLYLGPSEHPPPHWAVYVGSGQIIHLHQGQIRQDSLYEAAAGNVGRVVNSWYRFRPLVAELVVQNACGHLGLKSDEICWTNSESFAAWCRFGKREFKAGGELQAAAGTQHQQQYYLKIHLAENKVHTYWKENAFVFIPSSHICQMAEQK
- the LRATD1 gene encoding protein LRATD1 isoform X2; this encodes MGNQLDRITHLNYSELPTGDPSGIEKDELRVGVAYFFSDEEEDLDERGQPDKYSVKGSGSPGQETPTHHLHHQLVLNETQFSAFRGQECIFSKVSSGPQAGDLSVYSVSALPALCKPGDLLELLYLGPSEHPPPHWAVYVGSGQIIHLHQGQIRQDSLYEAAAGNVGRVVNSWYRFRPLVAELVVQNACGHLGLKSDEICWTNSESFAAWCRFGKREFKAGGELQAAAGTQHQQQYYLKIHLAENKVHTVRFHSLEDLIREKRRIDASGKLRVIKDLAIVDGKE